A stretch of Diabrotica undecimpunctata isolate CICGRU unplaced genomic scaffold, icDiaUnde3 ctg00000568.1, whole genome shotgun sequence DNA encodes these proteins:
- the LOC140431142 gene encoding E3 SUMO-protein ligase ZBED1-like: MPPKSELWRYFDKLKDGKASCRICKKILKTCGNTSNLRCHINSVHKMVLEDETRKIKTASSFEEVEPSFKKRKIEGGDKVEGKITDSEITQIPSCSSSDNSYQTKQLTIDTSIKRIVSYGEGGSKHSQITNTICYMIAKDCQPFTIVENKGFKKLMKLTSPLYKMPTANTFKKQIEQKYNFVSAAVKRKLELLKAYCLTSDIWTETMQTLSYLGFTIHYVDMEDHELKSMMLGVYELNERHTAEYIAEKLENLCTEWNLKKDYITTIVTDGGPNMVKASEIFVTKKKHLVCFAHTLNLVVERSIQNTQDLKELINKVKQIVTWFKHSVRASDELRTLTSYKLIQEVSTRWNSTYYMLERFLNLRGSISNIINKNISAPLMLTALECDYIGEILNLLRPLEAITKEISGDKYPTCSMIIPLINVLNMQMAKIKPQYSISENLKKNILAECQKRFSNAAHNTTMAVSTLLDPRFKKLHFQDAQALAKAIIALKEEYKSISNIVNLDESDESSDSDHTSEFNLWQDHHKLLKENWIKSKQKTNDADGKLPEISLYFQTPPTGRIGDNPLHIWKELASSHPNMAQLITKYFCNVGTSVPSERLFSKTGIIINQQRNRLKPKTLNQLLFLQCVEDKYWGLD, from the exons ATGCCACCAAAAAGTGAATTATGGAGATATTTTGACAAACTTAAAGATGGTAAAGCTTCTTGCAGGATATGCAAGAAAATTCTGAAAACATGTGGCAATACATCTAATTTACGTTGTCATATAAATAGTGTCCATAAAATGGTTTTGG AAGATGAAACACGAAAAATTAAAACAGCTAGTTCATTTGAAGAAGTGGAACCCAGttttaaaaaacgaaaaattgaaGGTGGTGATAAAGTTGAAGGTAAAATTACTGACTCTGAAATTACACAGATTCCTAGCTGTTCAAGTTCAGATAATTCTTATCAAACAAAACAATTAACGATTGATACGAGTATAAAACGAATAGTATCGTATGGGGAAGGTGGTAGTAAACACAGCCAAATAACTAACACTATTTGCTATATGATAGCTAAAGATTGTCAACCATTTACTATAGTAGAAAATAAAGGTTTTAAAAAACTGATGAAGTTAACTTCGCCCCTGTACAAAATGCCAACtgcaaatacatttaaaaaacaaattgaacaaaaatataactttgtGTCTGCAGCAGTAAAGAGAAAATTAGAACTATTAAAAGCATATTGTCTAACATCAGATATTTGGACAGAAACCATGCAAACATTAAGTTATTTAGGATTTACAATTCATTATGTTGATATGGAAGACCATGAATTAAAATCTATGATGTTAGGGGTGTATGAATTAAATGAAAGGCACACTGCTGAGTATATAGCAGAAAAACTGGAAAATTTATGCACAGAATGGAACTTGAAGAAAGATTATATAACAACCATAGTAACAGATGGAGGAccaaatatggtcaaagctagTGAAAtctttgtaacaaaaaaaaaacacttagtTTGTTTTGCTCATACACTAAATTTAGTAGTTGAACGGTCAATTCAAAACACACAAGATTTGAAAGAACTTATTAATAAAGTAAAACAAATAGTTACGTGGTTCAAACATAGTGTGAGAGCTAGCGATGAGCTACGTACTTTAACAAGTTACAAATTAATTCAAGAG GTTAGCACGCGTTGGAACTCAACATATTACATGTTGGAAAGATTTCTGAATTTAAgaggttcaataagtaatataataaataaaaatattagtgcACCATTAATGCTAACAGCGCTTGAATGTGACTATATTGGTGAAATTTTAAATCTTCTAAGGCCCCTAGAAGCAATAACGAAGGAAATATCAGGTGATAAGTATCCAACCTGTAGTATGATCATACCACTAATAAATGTATTGAATATGCAAATGGCTAAAATAAAACCACAGTATTCCATTAgtgaaaatctaaaaaaaaatatattagctgAATGCCAAAAACGGTTTTCAAATGCAGCACATAATACCACTATGGCAGTATCTACATTACTTGATCCTAGGTTCAAGAAGCTACATTTTCAGGATGCTCAAGCACTGGCAAAAGCGATTATTGCTTTAAAAGAAGAATACAAATCAATATCAAATATAGTGAATCTCGATGAAAGTGATGAATCATCAGATTCAGATCATACATCAG AATTCAATTTATGGCAAGATCACCATAAATTGTTAAAAGAAAACTGGATTAAATCCAAACAGAAAACAAATGATGCTGATGGTAAATTACCAGAAATCTCCCTGTATTTTCAAACTCCACCAACAGGTCGGATTGGAGACAATCCTTTACATATATGGAAAGAATTGGCAAGTTCTCATCCAAACATGGCCCAGTTAATTACAAAGTATTTTTGTAATGTTGGGACATCTGTCCCTTCAGAACGTTTATTTTCTAAAACTGGAATAATAATTAACCAACAGAGGAATCGGTTAAAACCCAAAACTTTAAATCAACTGTTGTTTCTACAATGTGTTGAGGACAAATATTGGGGGTTGGATTAG
- the LOC140452996 gene encoding uncharacterized protein: protein MGPWNKKCAIMGCEDRNSPRHRFPLPNKFPDRFKMWLETTGNSTLMTKDKQLIYRSERICDVHFADHHRGPNRTLTVFAIPTKCCPIISSSPVEILTTSGQSKDVNFPSTSAKDHTYSIPTTVCQSAEIHLPSTSSAVTYETPSTCLQGITRKKKFSFTLLKELGVNKTKNLTVREAALYNRAKKISNSFSMYKRRNQSKKGFTMEETINNMTKDLDPHVANFLKLQIKASKFKPKGRRYNLEEKVLGLILQRQSPKSYKLFGKLFATPSKNTLNHMLNRIPIDAGINETIFRNLKQNVAKLSKRDKVCILMFDEMALQPHLDLNAKNREFDGFVDCGDERNNKFADHAQVFMIKGITKKWKQPVAYTFSQGTTTTIDLVRQIKGIRVECEKAGLTVVATVSDQGSTNVGAINYLVKYNASQENTLKKIKLYEINGHPIVHIYDPPHLLKGIRNNLMTKKLFWKKNNDLVIGDWADIVMTYEIDNDIGRFRALNKIHKGHVYAKYMKKMKVSHAAQVFSHTMASIMNLFLRKGVSSNDGKLVLQRNSLGTVSVLQFFDSLFDSVNGHTLYPSAGKKLKCAVKEGSGHINFWNTAKQHLSIF, encoded by the exons ATGGGGCCATGGAACAAAAAATGTGCCATAATGGGATGCGAAGATAGGAATTCACCACGGCACAGGTTTCCGTTGCCTAACAAATTTCCTGATCGTTTTAAAATGTGGTTAGAGACCACTGGTAACTCGACTTTGATGACGAAAGACAAACAATTGATTTATAGATCGGAAAGAATCTGTGATGTACATTTTGCAGACCATCACAGAGGGCCTAATAGAACACTTACAGTGTTTGCAATACCCACAAAATGTTGTCCTATAATATCATCATCACCTGTTGAAATACTTACTACTTCTGGTCAAAGTAAAGATGTTAACTTTCCTTCAACATCAGCCAAAGACCATACATATTCGATTCCAACTACAGTTTGCCAAAGTGCAGAGATTCATTTACcgtcaacatcatctgcagtgACTTACGAAACACCAAGCACTTGCTTACAAGGGATCACAaggaaaaaaaaat TTTCATTTACTTTGCTCAAAGAGTTGggagtaaacaaaacaaaaaatctcacAGTTAGGGAAGCAGCCTTATACAATAGAGCGAAAAAAATTAGTAACAGTTTTTCTATGTATAAAAGAAGAAATCAAAGTAAAAAAGGTTTCACTATGGAAGAGACTATTAATAACATGACCAAAGACCTGGATCCCCATGTAGCAAATTTTTTAAAGTTGCAAATAAAAGCCTCAAAATTTAAACCAAAAGGGCGACGGTACAATTTGGAAGAGAAAGTTCTTGGATTGATTTTGCAGAGACAAAGTCCCAAGAGCTACAAGTTATTTGGGAAATTATTTGCAACTCCATCCAAAAACACTTTGAATCATATGCTCAATCGTATTCCAATTGATGCAGGAATTAATGAAACTATTTTTAGAAACTTAAAACAGAATGTAGCCAAATTGAGTAAACGAGATAaagtatgtattttaatgttcgatgaaatggctttacaaCCACACTTGGACCTAAATgccaaaaatagagaatttgatggaTTTGTAGATTGTGGTGATGAAAGAAATAACAAATTTGCTGATCATGCCCAAGTTTTTATGATAAAAG gtattacaaaaaaatggaaacagCCAGTTGCCTACACATTCTCACAAGGAACCACTACTACAATTGATTTAGTTAGGCAAATCAAGGGAATTAGAGTAGAGTGTGAAAAAGCTGGTCTTACAGTAGTTGCCACTGTGTCTGATCAAGGATCTACAAATGTAGGAGCCataaattatttagtaaaataTAATGCCTCCCAAgagaatacattaaaaaaaataaaattgtatgaAATAAATGGTCACCCAATAGTGCACATATATGATCCTCCACATTTACTAAAAGGCATTAGGAACAATCTTATgaccaaaaaattgttttggaaaaaaaataacgATCTTGTAATAGGCGATTGGGCTGACATTGTAATGACCTATGAAATAGATAATGATATCGGAAGATTTAGAGCACTGAACAAAATTCATAAGGGGCACGTTTATGCCAAATACATGAAAAAGATGAAAGTTTCTCATGCCGCTCAAGTTTTCAGCCATACGATGGCATCAATTATGAATCTCTTTTTACGAAAAG gtgtatcttcAAATGATGGCAAATTAGTGCTACAGAGAAATTCTCTCGGAACTGTTTCTGTACTACAGTTTTTTGATTCCCTTTTTGATAGTGTTAATGGACACACATTGTATCCAAGTGCAGGGAAAAAACTGAAATGTGCTGTCAAAGAAGGAAGTGGGCATATCAATTTTTGGAATACAGCCAAGCAGCATctcagtattttttaa